A stretch of Equus caballus isolate H_3958 breed thoroughbred chromosome 11, TB-T2T, whole genome shotgun sequence DNA encodes these proteins:
- the COPRS gene encoding coordinator of PRMT5 and differentiation stimulator isoform X1: MDPQAARAPVLGAAEPPRGLPLPSAQEAPRSSGVGLAPGEHSGQGRETEKATDRLGNGAQSIPNDSPTHGEGTHSEEEGFTVDEEDSDGEVNTWELSEGLSGCPPKEQAADLFNEDWDLELKADQGNPYDADDIQGCLSQEVKPWVCCAAQGDMIYDPSWHHPPPLIPHYSKMVFETGQFDDAED; this comes from the exons ATGGACCCTCAAGCAGCCAGGGCCCCGGTGCTGGGGGCCGCGGAGCCGCCTCGGGGGCTGCCGCTGCCGAGCGCGCAGGAGGCGCCCCGCAGCTCGGGG GTGGGCCTTGCCCCAGGGGAGCACTCTGGTcaggggagagagactgagaaggCCACGGATCGACTAGGCAA TGGAGCACAGAGCATCCCTAATGACAGTCCTACCCATGGTGAGGGCACCCACTCTGAAGAGGAAGGCTTCACCGTTGATGAGGAGGATTCTGATGGGGAAGTGAATACCTGGGAGCTGTCAGAAGGGCTGTCTGGCTGTCCGCCCAAGGAACAGGCTGCTGATCTTTTTAACGAGGACTGGGACCTGGAGTTGAAAGCAGATCAAGGGAATCCGTACG ATGCTGACGACATCCAGGGTTGCCTGTCTCAAGAGGTCAAACCCTGGGTGTGCTGTGCCGCGCAAGGAGACATGATCTACGACCCCAGCTGGCACCACCCTCCTCCTCTGATACCCCATTATTCCAAGATGGTCTTTGAAACGGGACAGTTTGATGATGCCGAGGACTGA
- the COPRS gene encoding coordinator of PRMT5 and differentiation stimulator isoform X2: protein MDPQAARAPVLGAAEPPRGLPLPSAQEAPRSSGVGLAPGEHSGQGRETEKATDRLASGAQSIPNDSPTHGEGTHSEEEGFTVDEEDSDGEVNTWELSEGLSGCPPKEQAADLFNEDWDLELKADQGNPYDADDIQGCLSQEVKPWVCCAAQGDMIYDPSWHHPPPLIPHYSKMVFETGQFDDAED from the exons ATGGACCCTCAAGCAGCCAGGGCCCCGGTGCTGGGGGCCGCGGAGCCGCCTCGGGGGCTGCCGCTGCCGAGCGCGCAGGAGGCGCCCCGCAGCTCGGGG GTGGGCCTTGCCCCAGGGGAGCACTCTGGTcaggggagagagactgagaaggCCACGGATCGACTAG CCAGTGGAGCACAGAGCATCCCTAATGACAGTCCTACCCATGGTGAGGGCACCCACTCTGAAGAGGAAGGCTTCACCGTTGATGAGGAGGATTCTGATGGGGAAGTGAATACCTGGGAGCTGTCAGAAGGGCTGTCTGGCTGTCCGCCCAAGGAACAGGCTGCTGATCTTTTTAACGAGGACTGGGACCTGGAGTTGAAAGCAGATCAAGGGAATCCGTACG ATGCTGACGACATCCAGGGTTGCCTGTCTCAAGAGGTCAAACCCTGGGTGTGCTGTGCCGCGCAAGGAGACATGATCTACGACCCCAGCTGGCACCACCCTCCTCCTCTGATACCCCATTATTCCAAGATGGTCTTTGAAACGGGACAGTTTGATGATGCCGAGGACTGA
- the COPRS gene encoding coordinator of PRMT5 and differentiation stimulator isoform X3, translating to MERWNVCLGIIVLHQNKVGLAPGEHSGQGRETEKATDRLGNGAQSIPNDSPTHGEGTHSEEEGFTVDEEDSDGEVNTWELSEGLSGCPPKEQAADLFNEDWDLELKADQGNPYDADDIQGCLSQEVKPWVCCAAQGDMIYDPSWHHPPPLIPHYSKMVFETGQFDDAED from the exons ATGGAGAGATGGAATGTTTGTTTAGGCATCATAGTGCTTCACCAGAATAAG GTGGGCCTTGCCCCAGGGGAGCACTCTGGTcaggggagagagactgagaaggCCACGGATCGACTAGGCAA TGGAGCACAGAGCATCCCTAATGACAGTCCTACCCATGGTGAGGGCACCCACTCTGAAGAGGAAGGCTTCACCGTTGATGAGGAGGATTCTGATGGGGAAGTGAATACCTGGGAGCTGTCAGAAGGGCTGTCTGGCTGTCCGCCCAAGGAACAGGCTGCTGATCTTTTTAACGAGGACTGGGACCTGGAGTTGAAAGCAGATCAAGGGAATCCGTACG ATGCTGACGACATCCAGGGTTGCCTGTCTCAAGAGGTCAAACCCTGGGTGTGCTGTGCCGCGCAAGGAGACATGATCTACGACCCCAGCTGGCACCACCCTCCTCCTCTGATACCCCATTATTCCAAGATGGTCTTTGAAACGGGACAGTTTGATGATGCCGAGGACTGA
- the COPRS gene encoding coordinator of PRMT5 and differentiation stimulator isoform X4, which translates to MERWNVCLGIIVLHQNKVGLAPGEHSGQGRETEKATDRLASGAQSIPNDSPTHGEGTHSEEEGFTVDEEDSDGEVNTWELSEGLSGCPPKEQAADLFNEDWDLELKADQGNPYDADDIQGCLSQEVKPWVCCAAQGDMIYDPSWHHPPPLIPHYSKMVFETGQFDDAED; encoded by the exons ATGGAGAGATGGAATGTTTGTTTAGGCATCATAGTGCTTCACCAGAATAAG GTGGGCCTTGCCCCAGGGGAGCACTCTGGTcaggggagagagactgagaaggCCACGGATCGACTAG CCAGTGGAGCACAGAGCATCCCTAATGACAGTCCTACCCATGGTGAGGGCACCCACTCTGAAGAGGAAGGCTTCACCGTTGATGAGGAGGATTCTGATGGGGAAGTGAATACCTGGGAGCTGTCAGAAGGGCTGTCTGGCTGTCCGCCCAAGGAACAGGCTGCTGATCTTTTTAACGAGGACTGGGACCTGGAGTTGAAAGCAGATCAAGGGAATCCGTACG ATGCTGACGACATCCAGGGTTGCCTGTCTCAAGAGGTCAAACCCTGGGTGTGCTGTGCCGCGCAAGGAGACATGATCTACGACCCCAGCTGGCACCACCCTCCTCCTCTGATACCCCATTATTCCAAGATGGTCTTTGAAACGGGACAGTTTGATGATGCCGAGGACTGA